A stretch of the Mycobacterium sp. ITM-2016-00317 genome encodes the following:
- a CDS encoding urea amidolyase associated protein UAAP2 — translation MTTTYNTDDTDAGTAARPLIAGTVVLDEHVDARAAWSAVVAAGDVLTIVDLAGNQAVDCLLYSAADTAVRYSAPETIRRQGRITLTTGSVLRADTGDALMTVVADEVGAHDTLGGACSKESNTLRYGQHTRAQHGCMENFLLEGSRWGLTARDLASNINWFMNVPVDPDGALGIVDGLSAPGKRVALRADVDTLVLVSNCPQINNPCNAFDPTPVRMIVTRPGDLA, via the coding sequence GTGACAACCACTTACAACACCGACGACACTGACGCCGGCACGGCGGCCCGGCCCCTGATCGCGGGAACGGTGGTGCTCGACGAGCACGTCGACGCCAGGGCCGCGTGGTCGGCCGTCGTCGCCGCCGGGGACGTGCTGACCATCGTCGACCTGGCGGGCAACCAGGCCGTCGACTGCCTGCTCTACTCGGCCGCTGACACCGCGGTGCGCTATTCGGCGCCCGAGACCATCCGCCGACAGGGCCGGATCACGCTGACCACCGGCTCGGTGCTGCGCGCCGACACCGGCGACGCGTTGATGACGGTCGTCGCCGACGAGGTGGGCGCCCACGACACCCTCGGCGGCGCCTGCTCGAAGGAGTCCAACACGCTGCGCTACGGCCAGCACACCCGCGCCCAGCACGGCTGCATGGAGAACTTCCTGCTCGAAGGGTCGCGCTGGGGCCTCACCGCCCGCGATCTGGCGAGCAACATCAACTGGTTCATGAACGTCCCGGTGGACCCCGACGGCGCACTGGGCATCGTCGACGGGCTGTCCGCGCCGGGCAAGCGGGTCGCGTTGCGCGCCGACGTCGACACCCTGGTGCTGGTGTCGAACTGCCCGCAGATCAACAACCCCTGCAACGCCTTCGACCCCACCCCGGTCCGGATGATCGTGACCCGCCCGGGGGACCTCGCATGA
- a CDS encoding urea amidolyase associated protein UAAP1, whose product MSETATTAGARAHARAQHGRTAEFMRHTPASTGPNPPEGVPAEQLVWSEAVAPGGYTTSVLARGTRLRLADPVGDACAHLLLHRADAPHERLNVADTVKVPWQAYPGVGHPLLSGFGRALATVAADTSGHHDALTGTSTRAGNLERYGAAAPQSDSPAGRELFTLAALKHGLDRRDLPPSISFFQGVRVEADGTFTWLGSAGPGTTVDLVLHVDAIVLLANTAHPLDPRPEFTCSPLLVHAWPASEDLRRLVAGELVGPLGPEHRQAIANTDADLAARGQL is encoded by the coding sequence ATGTCCGAGACCGCCACCACGGCGGGCGCACGGGCGCACGCGCGCGCCCAGCACGGTCGCACCGCCGAGTTCATGCGCCACACCCCGGCCTCGACCGGGCCGAATCCGCCCGAGGGCGTGCCCGCCGAGCAGCTGGTGTGGTCGGAAGCCGTTGCGCCGGGCGGATACACGACCTCGGTGCTGGCGCGCGGCACCCGGTTGCGGCTCGCCGACCCGGTCGGTGACGCCTGCGCGCACCTGCTGCTGCACCGCGCCGACGCGCCCCACGAACGGCTCAACGTCGCCGACACCGTCAAGGTGCCGTGGCAGGCCTACCCCGGCGTCGGGCACCCGCTGCTCAGCGGATTCGGCCGGGCGCTGGCCACCGTGGCCGCCGACACCTCCGGCCACCACGACGCGCTGACCGGAACCTCCACGCGGGCAGGCAATCTGGAGCGCTACGGCGCGGCCGCACCGCAATCGGACTCCCCCGCCGGACGCGAGCTGTTCACCCTGGCCGCACTCAAGCACGGGCTGGACCGGCGCGACCTGCCGCCGTCGATCTCGTTCTTCCAGGGCGTGCGCGTCGAGGCCGACGGCACGTTCACCTGGCTCGGGTCGGCGGGCCCGGGAACCACCGTGGACCTGGTGCTGCACGTGGACGCGATCGTGCTGCTGGCCAACACCGCCCATCCGCTGGACCCGCGGCCGGAGTTCACCTGTTCGCCGCTGCTGGTGCACGCCTGGCCGGCGTCCGAGGACCTGCGCCGGCTCGTCGCCGGTGAACTGGTCGGCCCGCTGGGCCCCGAGCACCGCCAGGCCATCGCCAACACCGACGCCGACCTCGCCGCGAGAGGACAACTGTGA
- a CDS encoding XRE family transcriptional regulator: MVAPESPDVRGTDRRPEPPADDRPVEFWPTAAIRAALESDDLAVWQRIVVAIKRDPFGRTARQVEEVLETARPYGVSRAMSEVLHRTREHLEANERAEVARHVHLLLERSGLGEQEFASRIGVPAEDFAAYLRGSTSPPASLMIRMGRLSERFAKIRAQRTGG, translated from the coding sequence ATGGTGGCCCCCGAGTCGCCGGACGTACGCGGCACAGACCGCCGCCCCGAGCCGCCCGCCGACGACCGCCCGGTCGAGTTCTGGCCCACCGCGGCCATCCGGGCGGCGCTGGAGAGCGACGACCTCGCCGTGTGGCAGCGCATCGTCGTGGCGATCAAACGGGACCCGTTCGGCCGGACCGCGCGCCAGGTCGAGGAAGTGCTCGAGACCGCCCGGCCCTACGGGGTGTCGCGGGCGATGTCGGAGGTGCTGCACCGCACCCGCGAGCACCTGGAGGCCAACGAGCGCGCCGAGGTGGCCCGCCACGTACACCTGCTGCTGGAGCGCTCCGGGCTGGGCGAGCAGGAGTTCGCCTCGCGCATCGGGGTGCCCGCCGAGGACTTCGCGGCCTATCTGCGGGGCAGCACCAGTCCGCCCGCGTCGCTGATGATCAGGATGGGCCGGCTCTCGGAGCGGTTCGCCAAGATCCGCGCCCAGCGCACCGGCGGCTGA